The Desulfuribacillus alkaliarsenatis nucleotide sequence GCACGTAATAACAGCTCAGCAACGGCAATTGTACTTGCTAGGGATGAATCCTTTAAGGCAATAATAAACTGGTTGCCAAGTGGAGGTACAGAGCGTTTTACAGCCTGTGGTAGAATAATCCGTTTCATTGACTGCCAGGATGTCATACCAAGGGAAAGGGCAGCTTCCCGCTGTCCACGGTCTACCGAAGTGATAGAACCACGGAAAATTTCAGCAATGTAGGCCGCGTTGTGTACACCTAGGGCAATAATAGCTGCAGGATAGCTCGGAATATCAACAACGGACGCTAGTCCATAGTAAATAATGAAAATCTGTAGTAATAATGGAGTTCCGCGTATGATAAAGATATAAAAGCGCGCTGGCCAGTCTAAAAACCATATTTTCGAAGTCCGCATTAAACCTACGATTAATCCTAGAACCAAGCCAAATAAAATACCAAATGTCGTAATCTGTAGAGTAGCTATCGCTGCCATTCTAAAAAGTGGTAGGAATTCTGGAACCACTGTAAAGTCCCATGGTACTTGCACATTCATTTTTCTCCAAATAAATACAAGCAATATATTAAATAAAATAACCCCGATAATAGATTTTCTGTTTGCTTTAATATTAGATAATATTGTTTGCAATCTTGTCTTTCGTGGTGTTTCCATAATTTCACCGTCCGTTATATTATTAAAAAAGTTCACTACCTTTGAACATACATTAAGAAAGAAAAACACAGCCCTTCATAGATAAACCTACAAGAGCTGTGCCAGTTTATTGAGCCGTTATTTTACTGTAATATCCTCACCGTTGTGCCATTTTTGGCTAATAGACGTTAAGGTTCCATCTTGGTGCATCTCTTGAAGTATTTGGTTGAGTTCTTCTAATAACTCTTCATCGTTTTTATTAACAGCAATAGCCATTTCCTCTAGGCGTAATAACTCTCCAGCTAATGTCAGTTGTTCTCCACCAGAAATTTGCTCCATTCCACCTAAGGCAACCAATCTGTCTGTAATTACTCCATCAATACGTCCATTGATTAACTCCATAAGTGTTTGGTTATCATCCTG carries:
- a CDS encoding amino acid ABC transporter permease translates to MNVQVPWDFTVVPEFLPLFRMAAIATLQITTFGILFGLVLGLIVGLMRTSKIWFLDWPARFYIFIIRGTPLLLQIFIIYYGLASVVDIPSYPAAIIALGVHNAAYIAEIFRGSITSVDRGQREAALSLGMTSWQSMKRIILPQAVKRSVPPLGNQFIIALKDSSLASTIAVAELLLRARQLASSNFMMMEMLVVAAVYYLIMTSVFTYIVGKVEHRMSISDHRQ